In bacterium, the genomic window ACCGCGACCTGCAACTGTATTCGGGTCTTTTGTATTCATTAGTTCATCCGGCACGGGGTCATAGCCCCAGTTCTCGAATAATACCCGCCGTTTCTTCTCCAGATATTGTTCCGCTTGTGTGAACACTTCGTAATCTTTTTGCGTAGCTACTCTGTATCTTTTTCCCTTATTCGCTAATGCTCTTGTGCTATTTCCTCCCTGTAAAACAACTACTACCATTCTCTGTCCTGCTTTCCCCGTTTGAAATTGGTTGCGCACATCTTTATCGCTCAATCCGGAACCACAACACGGACAGATAACTCTCGCCCGTGATACCGTCCCGTTCTCAGGGTCGAAATCAATTTTTTTCCCTTCAACAATTTCAAATGCAACGGTATTTTTTCTGGGTATCAACCGATACGCTACTCGTTTATTCTCTTTTTTCGCGAGCCACGTCTGACGAACTAGCGGAATTTCTGCGCCACATTTCGGATTGTTGCATTTAACGGTTCTCGCCCAGATATAACCAACTGGAATAGAACCGTCAGGGTCAGCGGGATAAAACTTCCCGAGTTCTTTTTTCGCTTCTTCGAGAACCCAAGTACCCCATTTCTTTACATCTTCTAGTAACGGATTGATTTCCCTTACGCCAGCTAAATCACCGGATTTGACTTTTTTCGGTTGTCCGTATTTCTGCGGATATTCCAGTGTGCATTTTTCAATTAACACAGCAACCGGATTCAAATCGCTCGCATAAGTCTCACAGCCTAGCCGTAACGCTTCTAACGGGATCGCGCCGCCACCAGCAAACGGGTCGAGCACTTTCGGTGGTTTGCCATTATTCGCGTTTAGGATTTCTTCTCTTGCTCGGTTGATTAAATCTTTATTCAACGAATTTTCCCATTTGGAAAGATTATGGATAAACTGGACGCGTTTTAATCGTTCTTCTTCATCTTTCGGTTCAGGCGTTAAACAGGCATAAATTGACGCACGAGATGAAGCTAACGGCCGTCGTGCCCACCAGATATGCAGTGTCGAAATATGCCCGTGTCGGATATTCTTCTCCCGAGCGGATTCTTCGCTAACTTCCTTTACCGGAAAATCTACTTCAATAAACGATTTCTTCGGCATTTTGTATTTCCTCTTTAAGTTATATAATATAACAAAGTCAGTATTAAAGTTTGTACTGTCCGATGTTATGCAATTTTCTTTAACATAGGATACCGCTTGAATCTGTCGTTCATTCAGCCCTAGATTGTGCAGGTATTCTTCGGTACAAATATCTTTCCGAAATAAAGTTAAAATTCCACCTGTAATCTCCTGTAATTCTAGTGCATACAATCCATACTGTCGTTTCCGATTCAGCTTATTTAATTATTTTTAAAGGTCAGTCTGAATCATTTCACCACCGCAGCGTTATCCTTCCAATTTTTAATGAGATACCGAACGATACTCACTTCTTCTTCTGGCGTCAAGCAGGAAGCAGGATTCTGGATGAGGAATAGTTCAGGTTCGCTCCTAGCATTCGTTACGATATAGAGCCAATATTCATCTTTCAACCGTTGCGCCATCAGCCATTCATTCGGAGTAAGAATAACCGCTCCTTCTCTCGCGCGCGCTTTAACTTCAATATACCGATAGTTATCCTGAGCATCTTTTGACCGAATATCATACCCTAAATTCTGATGATGCACATCTTCAGCGGCTCGCCCTTGTTGTTTTTCATAATCCATCGCAACCTGCATTCCGATTCGTTCGATTTCTTCATCGGTAACCATCCGTAGTGTGGTCTCATCGGGTGAAGCTGGGATAACGCGCACTACCCCGATAATTTTCGGATCCGTAGCATAGAGCGCTACTTCTGCTTGAATATCGTGCAGAAGTCGGTCTTTTTTGCGGAGTAAATCTTCTTTTTTTGCTTGTTCTTTTTGGACGGTCGGCTCTGGAATCGGTGCTCCCTTCATCTTTCTGGTTTCATAATCAGTTAATTTCGCATCGGAATCGAGTATCATTGCCTCCAGAGAGCGAATCCCATACTTACTTTTAATATCTGTATCTCGTTGCCGTCTAGCTAATAGTTCCTGTTTATATATTTCTAATCCATTGGTTACTACAAAGGATTTAACCGTATCGGCATCGATGATTTGGTCTAATGGCTGGTTCAGTGTCGCATTGTCCAGTGCTGATACCGGTTTTAAGTCCCATAAAATCGCTGGGTTGACAAAAGATAAACGGGTATGTTCTAGCTCCTGATACACCGCAAATAACCGCTTGCCAGCGATTTCGTTCTTTCCGTCTTTAATTTCTGATTCAAAAAACCAGAGGATTCCGTTCATTTTCCCATCTGGGTCAATAAAAATCGCTCCGTCACGAACCTCTGGCTCAAACTGAGTAAAGATTGTCTCTACGACCGCTTCGAGTAGCGGATGACCCATCGCCACGAATTCTGCCTGATGCTTAAATGCGTTCTCTTTATCGAACGATACGTTCGCATATTCTCGAAGTACTTCTCCATATTTAGTTTTGAAATGATGCGGTTGATTTCGCAGCTCAAATGGAACCGAAGTTATCCGCCAGAACCCGTCCTCGCGTTTATCCAGCTTGATATTAAACTTTTTTGCTGCGCGTTTGAAAAATTCTTCAATATATTCCGGGACGAGTTTGTTTTCTTTCGCGAAACGCTGTTCACCTAAAATCCTGGCTAAATCTATATGCCGAGTTGCTAACGCTTCTAAACTCGCTTCTTTTACCTTCTTTATCGCTTCTTCATCAGGAATACGTTCAAAATCTTTTAAAATATCATCCATACTCCGCCGGTTCGCTATCGCATCAACAATCAGGTCTTTAAGACTTTTCCCAACCAACACTTCGCCAACAACATCAAATACCCTATCCGAACCGAGATGTTCTCGAATCCGAGCCAATTTCTCGAACAGCTTATTTAAAATCATCCCTTCCCGAGTATCCATCGCTACCAAGTTATAAATATGGACTTCATGTTGTTGCCCATACCGATGAATCCGACCCATCCGCTGTTCTAACCGATTGGGATTCCAAGGAATATCATAGTTGACCATTAAGGAACAAAATTGAAGGTTAATCCCTTCACCGCCCGCTTCCGTTGAGACCATAATCTGTACCCGCTGCTGATTTTTAAAATCTTGTTCCGCTTGAATCCGCTGGTCGAGATTCATGCCACCATGGATGTAGGTTACCGTATATCCCCATTTGCGGAGCTTTTCAACTAAATATTCTAAGGTGTCCCTTGCTTCAGTGAAGATAAGCAGTTTCGTTTTGGTTTGCTGAAGTTTTTCTACATCCATCACTGTCTTCAATTCAGTCAGTTTCGTCTCAATCTCTTTCTTCTCTGCTTCC contains:
- a CDS encoding DUF1156 domain-containing protein, which translates into the protein MPKKSFIEVDFPVKEVSEESAREKNIRHGHISTLHIWWARRPLASSRASIYACLTPEPKDEEERLKRVQFIHNLSKWENSLNKDLINRAREEILNANNGKPPKVLDPFAGGGAIPLEALRLGCETYASDLNPVAVLIEKCTLEYPQKYGQPKKVKSGDLAGVREINPLLEDVKKWGTWVLEEAKKELGKFYPADPDGSIPVGYIWARTVKCNNPKCGAEIPLVRQTWLAKKENKRVAYRLIPRKNTVAFEIVEGKKIDFDPENGTVSRARVICPCCGSGLSDKDVRNQFQTGKAGQRMVVVVLQGGNSTRALANKGKRYRVATQKDYEVFTQAEQYLEKKRRVLFENWGYDPVPDELMNTKDPNTVAGRG
- a CDS encoding helicase-related protein, giving the protein MPIQLGTILKGPFWPERVRVISVQPFSGTRIRIEAVGLNTRQYYNSIFSEEDLKTVEIIEEKPYQFTADGETLFLYLESHRIRNAFQFDPLYAVNVSQIDPLPHQIEAVYHYIIQNPRIRFMLADDPGAGKTIMAGLLLKELKYRGLVERVLIVVPGHLKDQWLREMKEKFQENFILLDRGVMNSSWGQNIFTDRNQIIVSMDFAKQDDVLFALKDSRWDLCIVDEAHKMSAYKYGEKVNKTQRYFFGEQLSQLTNYLLFLTATPHRGDPENFRLLLDLLEPGFFANTEMLAESIQNKDNPLFIRRLKEDLKNFDGTPIFPPRHVDTVKYYLSDDEKKLYNAVTEYVEQHFNKALQKEKRNVTFALTILQRRLASSIRAIRKSLERRYERLKQLYEKGQIIQEIGYDEEYLEDLEEKERWKKEEELLEKFTSAETLEELKVEIDKLAELVTLAKEAEKKEIETKLTELKTVMDVEKLQQTKTKLLIFTEARDTLEYLVEKLRKWGYTVTYIHGGMNLDQRIQAEQDFKNQQRVQIMVSTEAGGEGINLQFCSLMVNYDIPWNPNRLEQRMGRIHRYGQQHEVHIYNLVAMDTREGMILNKLFEKLARIREHLGSDRVFDVVGEVLVGKSLKDLIVDAIANRRSMDDILKDFERIPDEEAIKKVKEASLEALATRHIDLARILGEQRFAKENKLVPEYIEEFFKRAAKKFNIKLDKREDGFWRITSVPFELRNQPHHFKTKYGEVLREYANVSFDKENAFKHQAEFVAMGHPLLEAVVETIFTQFEPEVRDGAIFIDPDGKMNGILWFFESEIKDGKNEIAGKRLFAVYQELEHTRLSFVNPAILWDLKPVSALDNATLNQPLDQIIDADTVKSFVVTNGLEIYKQELLARRQRDTDIKSKYGIRSLEAMILDSDAKLTDYETRKMKGAPIPEPTVQKEQAKKEDLLRKKDRLLHDIQAEVALYATDPKIIGVVRVIPASPDETTLRMVTDEEIERIGMQVAMDYEKQQGRAAEDVHHQNLGYDIRSKDAQDNYRYIEVKARAREGAVILTPNEWLMAQRLKDEYWLYIVTNARSEPELFLIQNPASCLTPEEEVSIVRYLIKNWKDNAAVVK